The following proteins come from a genomic window of Leucoraja erinacea ecotype New England chromosome 1, Leri_hhj_1, whole genome shotgun sequence:
- the LOC129696004 gene encoding LOW QUALITY PROTEIN: toll-like receptor 7 (The sequence of the model RefSeq protein was modified relative to this genomic sequence to represent the inferred CDS: inserted 2 bases in 1 codon; substituted 1 base at 1 genomic stop codon), with protein sequence MKLKGKKLAFMPHDVFDHLPPLLKELVLSGNQLWSFNWGRLYLLGWLELLDFSSNLFTAVPRMLSNCTXTLRXFNLTRNQISKPTKDFLRDVTSSLQYLDLSYNNLKTIQASSFQDSAIKHLRELRLNGNHFLCTCDARWFMWWINQTTVYIPRLVTDVTCTSPKAHRGHSIVMVDLHSCELGYLGIGLYTFSTLTTFLLLYLILKTGLHSRWCSCLTANAASATQVRSRLQVLSILSL encoded by the exons ATGAAGCTGAAG GGGAAGAAACTCGCGTTCATGCCACACGACGTGTTTGACCACCTGCCCCCGCTACTCAAGGAACTTGTGCTGAGCGGTAACCAGCTGTGGAGTTTCAACTGGGGCAGGCTTTACCTGCTAGGCTGGTTGGAGCTGCTGGACTTCAGTAGCAACCTGTTTACCGCGGTGCCTCGCATGCTGTCCAACTGCACCTAGACTCTGCG cttcaacctcacccgcaaCCAGATCTCCAAGCCGACCAAGGACTTCCTGCGGGACGTGACCTCCTCCCTGCAGTACCTGGATCTCAGCTACAACAACCTGAAGACCATCCAGGCCTCCAGTTTCCAggacagtgccatcaaacaccttCGGGAGCTGCGGCTAAATGGCAACCACTTTCTCTGCACCTGCGATGCCAGGTGGTTCATGTGGTGGATCAATCAGACCACGGTCTACATCCCTCGCCTGGTCACCGAtgtcacctgcacctcccccaaaGCCCACCGTGGCCACAGCATCGTCATGGTAGACCTGCACTCCTGCGAGTTGGGCTACCTGGGCATTGGCCTCTACACTTTCTCCACCTTGACCACCTTCttgctcctctatttgatacttaaaacaggccttcattcaAGGTGGTGcagctgcctgacagcgaatgcagcgtcggcgacccaggttcgatcccgactacaggtgctgtctatactgagtttgtaa